A genomic segment from Kyrpidia tusciae DSM 2912 encodes:
- a CDS encoding class I SAM-dependent methyltransferase codes for MGHRFHPDHMDRLLGEERRGVLPPDRILDLLAPNPADTVADIGAGPGYFTLPLAERTQGTVYAIDVEPRMLEVLQSRWPGGMPARVRPLVGAADDLPLPDGSVDRLLYSLVLHEVDALDEALQEARRVLRLNGRMVVIEWHPEATDQKGPPKQERLNPDRLAQQMMRCGLKVESLLDVSAFHYALVAAPQTHAR; via the coding sequence GTGGGACATCGATTTCATCCCGACCACATGGACCGATTGCTTGGGGAGGAACGGAGGGGCGTCCTGCCTCCGGATCGAATTCTCGACCTCTTAGCTCCGAATCCCGCAGATACAGTGGCGGATATCGGGGCCGGGCCGGGGTATTTTACCCTTCCCCTCGCCGAGCGGACCCAGGGGACGGTGTATGCCATAGACGTGGAACCGCGGATGTTGGAAGTGTTGCAGAGCCGTTGGCCAGGCGGGATGCCGGCGAGGGTGCGGCCGCTCGTCGGCGCGGCTGACGATTTGCCCCTGCCCGACGGATCGGTGGACCGGCTCCTCTACTCATTGGTGCTTCACGAAGTAGATGCTCTGGATGAGGCCCTTCAAGAAGCGCGACGCGTGCTCAGGCTCAATGGGAGAATGGTGGTGATCGAATGGCACCCGGAGGCGACAGACCAGAAAGGGCCCCCCAAACAGGAACGATTAAATCCCGATCGCTTGGCTCAGCAAATGATGCGGTGCGGACTGAAGGTGGAGAGTCTTCTGGACGTCAGTGCGTTTCATTACGCTCTTGTGGCCGCACCTCAAACGCATGCCCGCTGA
- a CDS encoding TlpA family protein disulfide reductase — protein sequence MTGKRKSGMGFTIFVVVVLLIAVAVVINVTKSNGSEAGAGGGAALPIKGYQAPDFTLKTFDGQAVTLSQMKGKPVFLNFWASWCPPCQAETPDLVEMHKKYGDKIAFYGINLTQQDDQQKALDFIKNYKIDYPVLSDAEGKVSDLYRVQAIPTSVFIAPDGKIVELVQGLMTKQDMDRLFGELASAK from the coding sequence GTGACCGGCAAGCGCAAGAGCGGCATGGGGTTCACGATCTTTGTCGTGGTCGTGCTCCTCATTGCCGTGGCCGTCGTCATCAATGTCACGAAATCGAACGGATCCGAAGCCGGAGCGGGGGGTGGTGCGGCCCTGCCGATTAAAGGATACCAGGCTCCGGATTTTACTTTGAAAACGTTTGACGGACAGGCTGTGACATTGTCCCAGATGAAAGGCAAGCCGGTATTCTTGAATTTCTGGGCTTCCTGGTGTCCCCCGTGCCAGGCGGAAACGCCAGACCTCGTGGAAATGCATAAGAAATACGGCGATAAGATCGCCTTTTATGGCATCAACCTGACGCAACAAGATGACCAGCAAAAAGCCTTGGATTTCATCAAAAACTACAAGATTGATTATCCTGTCCTCTCGGATGCAGAGGGCAAGGTGTCTGATCTGTACCGGGTACAGGCCATCCCCACCAGCGTGTTTATCGCTCCGGACGGCAAGATCGTCGAGTTGGTTCAGGGACTGATGACGAAACAGGATATGGACCGGTTATTCGGGGAATTGGCATCGGCAAAGTAG
- a CDS encoding cytochrome c biogenesis CcdA family protein, which translates to MSEPVTLWLAFGAGLLSFVSPCVLPLYPSYISYISGVSWGEGADRAEARRRALKYAVFFVLGFSTVFLALGWSASLIGQLFVEYKMWLRIIGGIVVIFMGMVIAGWIRSDWLMQEKKWTVNRKPVGYFGAWLIGVSFAAGWTPCIGPILASVLVMAANEPGRALLFMALYALGFALPFLILAFSLTSWKWLQQKSGVVSKAGGVIMVVMGFLLLTDSLSTITVWLTKLFGGFTGF; encoded by the coding sequence GTGTCGGAACCGGTGACCCTGTGGCTGGCGTTTGGCGCAGGATTGCTTTCCTTTGTCTCTCCCTGTGTATTGCCCTTGTACCCTTCGTATATTTCTTACATCTCCGGCGTGTCCTGGGGGGAAGGTGCCGATCGCGCCGAGGCGCGAAGGCGGGCCTTGAAGTATGCGGTTTTTTTTGTGCTCGGGTTTTCCACCGTTTTCCTAGCTCTAGGGTGGTCTGCCAGCCTCATCGGCCAATTGTTTGTGGAGTATAAAATGTGGCTGCGGATCATCGGCGGGATTGTGGTCATCTTCATGGGCATGGTGATTGCCGGGTGGATTCGATCGGACTGGTTGATGCAGGAGAAAAAATGGACGGTCAATCGCAAACCGGTGGGGTATTTTGGAGCCTGGTTGATCGGAGTCAGTTTTGCCGCCGGCTGGACGCCGTGCATCGGCCCGATCCTGGCCTCGGTGTTGGTCATGGCGGCCAACGAGCCCGGCCGGGCCCTCCTGTTCATGGCTCTTTACGCCTTGGGATTTGCACTGCCCTTTTTGATCCTGGCTTTTTCCCTCACCTCCTGGAAATGGCTGCAACAAAAGTCAGGCGTGGTCAGCAAGGCCGGCGGGGTCATCATGGTGGTCATGGGATTCTTGTTGCTGACGGATTCCCTGAGCACGATTACGGTCTGGCTCACGAAGTTGTTCGGCGGATTTACCGGCTTTTAA
- a CDS encoding alpha/beta fold hydrolase has protein sequence MENQAHLGGIDIAYTLEGSGPPMVFIHGMAGSRIVWNHVAPPLAADFETLVYDCRGHGESTHPASYTLDDHVADLAGLLRALEIERAHIVGHSMGSFIAQAFAIAHPEHCRSLVLISTRSAAGPERPGRLVSPRGGIPIKEFVGTKTPLMTVVGRMKGYPRPEPEILRVASRALAGFDLRDQLHRIEAPTLILQGDQDRITPLSSARETAAGIPGAKLEVLQGYGHFLHVECPDILVDRIRSFCLAAP, from the coding sequence ATGGAAAACCAAGCCCACTTAGGCGGCATCGATATCGCTTACACCCTGGAAGGATCCGGCCCGCCAATGGTGTTTATCCACGGAATGGCGGGAAGCCGCATCGTCTGGAACCACGTCGCCCCGCCTCTGGCGGCAGATTTTGAGACTCTGGTCTATGACTGCCGGGGACACGGCGAGAGCACCCACCCGGCTTCCTACACTTTGGACGACCACGTGGCCGATCTGGCAGGCCTCCTGCGCGCCCTGGAGATCGAGAGGGCGCACATTGTGGGCCACTCCATGGGAAGCTTCATCGCCCAGGCTTTTGCCATCGCCCACCCTGAGCACTGCCGCTCTCTCGTCCTCATTTCCACCCGTTCCGCTGCGGGCCCGGAGCGGCCGGGGCGGCTCGTGAGCCCTCGGGGCGGCATCCCCATCAAGGAGTTCGTGGGAACAAAAACGCCCCTCATGACCGTCGTCGGCCGTATGAAGGGCTATCCGCGCCCGGAACCCGAGATTCTGCGCGTCGCATCCCGGGCTCTGGCCGGCTTTGATTTGAGAGATCAGCTACACCGGATCGAGGCGCCCACTCTGATCCTCCAAGGAGACCAGGACCGCATAACCCCTCTGTCCTCCGCCCGGGAGACAGCCGCAGGCATTCCCGGGGCCAAATTGGAGGTCCTACAAGGATATGGCCATTTTCTCCACGTGGAATGTCCCGACATACTGGTGGACCGGATCCGCTCCTTCTGTCTCGCGGCGCCATGA
- a CDS encoding ArsB/NhaD family transporter, whose translation MEHQALLAIGIFLLTYAVIISEKIHRTVIAMVGGILMILLGVVDQQTAIQHVDFGTIGLLVGMMIIVNITGRTGVFKYLGIRAAKAVKGDPMRIFWALNLITAIASAFLDNVTTVLLMVPVTFSIVRRLALPPIPFLISLILSSNIGGTATMIGDPPNIMIGTAVKELTFVDFITNLAGISLIILVVTLGVLSLIYRKYLRADEDVRQQILELDEKAEITDITLLKKSVVVLLLTMLGFFLHPILHIESATIALSGATLLLLLTGERYLEEALAHVEWGTIFFFVGLFVLVSGLEVTGVITALAKQVISWTGNNIAGASLLILWVSAIASTFVDNIPFVATMIPLIKEMGSLGLTNLDPLWWSLSLGACLGGNGSLIGASANVIVAGMAAKEGQGITFLRFFLVGFPLMVLSIAIAHLYVFLRYL comes from the coding sequence ATGGAACATCAAGCCCTGTTGGCGATAGGAATTTTTTTGCTGACCTACGCCGTGATTATCAGCGAGAAAATCCACCGGACGGTTATCGCGATGGTTGGCGGGATCCTCATGATCCTGCTCGGAGTTGTGGACCAACAAACGGCAATACAGCACGTTGATTTTGGAACCATCGGATTACTGGTCGGAATGATGATTATCGTCAACATCACCGGGCGCACCGGTGTATTCAAATATCTTGGAATCCGAGCAGCGAAAGCCGTAAAGGGGGACCCAATGCGAATTTTTTGGGCCCTGAATCTGATCACAGCCATCGCTTCCGCGTTTCTGGACAATGTGACGACGGTACTTCTCATGGTCCCAGTCACTTTCAGCATTGTCCGCCGGTTGGCGTTGCCGCCGATACCTTTTTTGATTTCGTTGATCCTGTCCTCGAACATCGGGGGTACGGCCACCATGATCGGTGATCCGCCCAATATCATGATTGGAACGGCGGTCAAAGAGCTGACATTTGTGGATTTTATCACCAACCTTGCGGGTATTTCTCTCATCATTCTTGTCGTCACCCTCGGGGTCCTTTCGCTGATTTACCGAAAATATCTCCGGGCCGACGAGGATGTAAGACAGCAAATACTTGAGTTGGATGAAAAAGCCGAGATCACCGATATCACCCTTCTAAAGAAATCGGTTGTTGTGTTGCTTCTCACGATGCTCGGGTTTTTCTTGCACCCTATCCTTCACATTGAATCGGCAACGATCGCTTTATCAGGGGCGACCCTGCTCCTTCTGCTTACGGGTGAGCGCTATCTCGAGGAGGCTCTGGCCCACGTCGAGTGGGGGACAATCTTCTTTTTCGTGGGTCTATTTGTACTGGTGTCCGGCCTCGAGGTCACCGGAGTCATTACCGCATTGGCCAAACAGGTGATTAGTTGGACGGGCAACAATATCGCTGGGGCATCATTGCTCATTCTATGGGTGAGTGCCATCGCTTCCACCTTCGTGGACAACATTCCCTTTGTCGCCACCATGATTCCCTTGATTAAGGAAATGGGATCCTTGGGCTTGACAAATTTGGATCCGCTATGGTGGAGTCTGTCTCTCGGAGCCTGCCTGGGAGGAAACGGGTCATTGATCGGTGCAAGTGCCAACGTCATCGTAGCGGGAATGGCGGCCAAAGAGGGACAGGGAATTACCTTTCTGCGCTTCTTCTTGGTCGGTTTTCCCTTGATGGTCCTCTCGATTGCCATCGCCCACCTGTATGTCTTCCTCAGGTATTTATGA
- a CDS encoding ArsB/NhaD family transporter, whose product MDHTALLAVGIFVITYAFIVSEWVHRAIISMVGAALVILLGIVDQDMAIHHIDFNTLGLLIGMMVLVNITAQTGVFSYLAIWTAKKARGEPILILVAVAVVTAVVSAFLDNVTTVLLMVPVTFNVTQRLGISPYPYLMAQILASNIGGTATLIGDPPNIMIGSANPNLTFLDFINNLGIVSAIILVVTIGLMALIFRRSLDASAERKETLMTLEEKTEITNPVLLKKSLSVLALTIFGFFLHQKLHLDSATIALSGAFVLLLLTDEKQVERALAKVEWTTIFFFTGLFVIIAGLVETGVIETLARAALELTGGRLNATVMLILWMSALVSAFLDNIPFVATMIPMVQEMGHMGLTNLDPLWWSLSLGACLGGNGTLIGASANLIVAGLADKEGHRISFVQYLILGFPLMILSIAISAAYVYLRYLIH is encoded by the coding sequence ATGGATCATACAGCTCTATTGGCCGTAGGAATTTTTGTGATCACCTATGCGTTTATCGTATCCGAATGGGTTCACCGTGCGATCATCAGTATGGTCGGAGCGGCACTGGTGATTTTATTAGGCATCGTCGACCAGGACATGGCCATCCATCACATTGATTTTAATACGCTAGGTTTATTAATCGGAATGATGGTTCTCGTAAACATTACTGCGCAAACCGGGGTGTTCTCATACTTGGCGATTTGGACAGCCAAAAAAGCCAGGGGTGAGCCGATTCTGATTTTAGTCGCAGTGGCAGTCGTCACCGCGGTGGTATCCGCATTTTTGGATAATGTAACAACGGTTTTGCTGATGGTGCCCGTCACTTTTAACGTGACGCAACGACTGGGGATCTCCCCTTACCCTTATTTAATGGCACAGATTTTGGCTTCCAATATTGGCGGTACCGCCACCCTCATTGGTGACCCGCCAAACATCATGATCGGAAGTGCAAACCCAAACCTCACGTTTCTTGATTTTATCAATAACTTAGGCATCGTTTCCGCGATCATTTTAGTGGTGACCATCGGATTAATGGCCCTTATTTTTCGCCGATCTCTTGACGCGTCGGCTGAACGCAAAGAGACCCTGATGACACTGGAGGAAAAAACTGAAATCACAAATCCCGTGCTATTGAAAAAGAGCCTCAGTGTCTTGGCCTTGACGATTTTCGGTTTTTTTCTTCATCAAAAGCTTCACTTGGATAGTGCAACCATCGCTTTATCCGGGGCCTTTGTGCTTCTCCTGTTAACCGACGAAAAGCAAGTGGAGAGGGCCCTAGCTAAGGTCGAATGGACCACGATTTTCTTTTTTACCGGTCTGTTTGTGATCATTGCCGGTCTCGTAGAAACGGGTGTGATCGAAACTTTGGCCCGGGCTGCCCTGGAGTTAACGGGGGGGAGATTGAATGCGACCGTTATGCTGATTCTGTGGATGAGTGCCCTTGTTTCCGCGTTTTTGGACAACATCCCCTTCGTCGCCACCATGATCCCGATGGTCCAGGAAATGGGACACATGGGCCTCACAAACTTGGATCCGCTGTGGTGGAGCTTATCTCTCGGCGCCTGCCTTGGAGGGAATGGAACCCTAATCGGGGCCAGTGCCAATCTGATCGTAGCGGGGTTGGCAGATAAAGAAGGACACCGGATTTCCTTTGTGCAGTACCTCATCCTCGGATTTCCCTTGATGATCCTATCGATCGCGATCAGCGCCGCATATGTGTACCTCCGGTATCTGATTCACTGA
- the metH gene encoding methionine synthase — protein MTLGQNIQSVQLAKRRPELLERRLKEAILVLDGAMGTMIQQQGLTAADFGGEAQEGCNEVLNLTRPDVITSIHEAYLEAGADIIETNTFGATRVVLAEYGLEGKAYAINRTAAELARRAADGYSTPDRPRFVAGAMGPTTKTLSVTGGIDFDTLAAAYAEQAKGLLDGGVDLLLVETAQDTLNVKAAGVGIHRAFAELGFEVPVMISGTIEPMGTTLAGQGIDAFYVSVEHLHPVAVGLNCATGPEFMTDHLRTLSGLAKTAVSCYPNAGLPDEEGHYHESPQSLAEKMAGFARQGWVNVVGGCCGTTPEHIRALAQAVRGLPPRTPAADHPPAVSGVEAVFLEGDNRPLLVGERTNVIGSRKFRELIQSGRFEEAAEIARAQVRGGAQIIDVCLADPDRDEYADMDQFLKYVTRMVKVPLMIDSTDPRVVELALQRSQGKAIINSINLEDGEKRFAQVAPLARRYGAAVVVGTIDEEGMAVTRERKLAVAQRSYQLLTEEYGIPPEDLIFDPLVFPVGTGDENYVGAAAETVAALRMLKERFPRSATILGISNVSFGLPPAGREVLNAVFLYHCTKAGLDYAIVNPEKLQRYASIPEEERRLAEALLFETGQETLARFHDRFKDRPAGPPVRRETLSLNERLARCVVEGSKEGLLDDLSEALQSASPIEIINGPLMAGMDEVGRLFNDNQLIVAEVLQSAEVMKAAVAYLEPHMEKAETAKKAKILLATVKGDVHDIGKNLVEIILSNNGFEVVNLGIKVAPEVLIEAVRREEPDAIGLSGLLVKSAQQMVVTAQDLRAAGVSLPLLVGGAALTAKFAYTRIAPEYEGLVLYAKDAMEGLEIANRLVDPEGRPELERKTAELRASLTDRPAAPAVSTGSRPRRSSVSRTVPVAVPPDCRRHLWRDYPFDHVQPYINLQMLLGRHMGLRGNVDKLLAERDPKAVEWVERLNALIAEAKGEGLLRLHAVYQFFPSQSEGDDILIYDPEQPGRVIERFTFPRQGREPYLCLSDYVRPVESGEMDYVAFFAVTAGAGIRDKAEEWKARGEYVKSHFLQALALETAEAFAERLHGMIRDLWGFPDPPDMTMRERFQAKYRGIRVSFGYPACPNLEDQAKLFRLLRPEEIGIRLTDGFMMDPEASVSALVFSHPEAVYFRADVT, from the coding sequence ATGACGTTGGGACAGAATATCCAATCGGTTCAGCTGGCAAAGAGGCGCCCGGAGCTTCTGGAGCGCCGTCTCAAAGAGGCGATTCTGGTGCTGGACGGGGCAATGGGGACGATGATCCAGCAACAAGGCTTAACAGCCGCGGATTTTGGCGGCGAGGCCCAGGAGGGGTGCAATGAGGTCCTCAACTTAACCCGTCCGGACGTCATCACCTCCATCCACGAGGCCTATCTCGAAGCCGGGGCGGACATCATTGAAACCAATACGTTTGGGGCCACCCGGGTGGTGCTGGCCGAGTACGGGCTCGAGGGGAAAGCCTACGCCATCAACCGGACGGCGGCGGAGTTGGCCCGGCGGGCGGCGGATGGGTACAGCACGCCGGATCGGCCGCGTTTTGTGGCCGGGGCCATGGGTCCCACCACCAAAACCCTGTCGGTGACCGGGGGGATCGATTTTGACACCCTGGCGGCAGCCTACGCCGAACAGGCGAAGGGGCTGCTGGACGGCGGAGTGGACCTCCTTTTGGTGGAGACCGCCCAGGACACCCTTAACGTCAAGGCGGCGGGCGTGGGGATCCACCGGGCTTTTGCTGAGCTGGGTTTTGAAGTGCCGGTGATGATTTCCGGGACCATCGAACCCATGGGGACCACCTTGGCCGGCCAGGGGATAGACGCTTTTTATGTTTCGGTGGAGCACCTTCACCCCGTCGCCGTGGGGCTCAACTGTGCCACGGGGCCGGAGTTTATGACCGATCATCTGCGGACGCTCAGCGGGCTCGCGAAGACTGCGGTCAGCTGCTATCCGAACGCGGGGCTGCCGGACGAGGAAGGCCACTACCACGAATCCCCCCAGAGCCTCGCCGAAAAAATGGCGGGGTTTGCGCGGCAGGGGTGGGTCAATGTGGTGGGCGGGTGCTGCGGAACGACCCCGGAGCACATCCGGGCCCTGGCCCAGGCCGTCCGCGGGCTTCCCCCGCGCACCCCGGCGGCGGACCATCCGCCGGCGGTGTCCGGAGTAGAGGCGGTGTTCCTCGAGGGCGACAATCGGCCGCTGTTGGTCGGGGAGAGGACCAATGTCATCGGGTCCAGGAAATTTCGCGAACTCATCCAATCCGGGCGGTTCGAAGAAGCGGCGGAGATTGCCCGGGCCCAGGTGAGAGGCGGCGCGCAGATTATTGATGTATGCCTCGCGGACCCCGATCGGGACGAGTACGCGGACATGGACCAGTTTCTCAAATATGTGACCAGAATGGTCAAAGTGCCGCTCATGATCGACTCCACAGACCCCCGGGTCGTGGAGTTGGCTCTTCAGCGCTCCCAGGGGAAAGCTATTATCAATTCGATCAATTTAGAGGACGGGGAAAAGCGTTTTGCCCAAGTTGCGCCTCTCGCCCGGCGCTACGGCGCGGCGGTGGTGGTGGGGACCATCGACGAGGAGGGTATGGCGGTGACCCGGGAGCGCAAATTGGCGGTGGCCCAACGCTCCTACCAACTTTTGACTGAAGAATACGGGATTCCCCCGGAGGACCTGATCTTTGATCCCCTGGTATTCCCGGTGGGGACCGGGGATGAGAACTACGTCGGGGCGGCGGCGGAGACGGTGGCTGCCCTCCGTATGCTGAAGGAGCGGTTTCCCCGCAGCGCCACCATCCTCGGGATCAGCAATGTGTCTTTCGGCCTGCCTCCCGCTGGCCGGGAGGTGCTCAATGCGGTATTCCTGTACCATTGCACCAAGGCCGGATTGGATTACGCCATCGTCAACCCTGAAAAGCTTCAGCGCTACGCCTCCATTCCCGAAGAGGAGCGCCGCCTGGCCGAGGCGCTCCTCTTTGAAACGGGACAGGAGACCCTGGCCCGGTTCCACGATCGCTTCAAAGACCGACCCGCCGGCCCGCCGGTGCGCCGGGAGACCCTCTCCCTGAACGAGCGGCTGGCCCGCTGTGTGGTGGAAGGGTCGAAAGAGGGGCTTTTGGATGATCTCTCCGAGGCCCTTCAGAGCGCCTCTCCCATAGAGATCATCAACGGGCCGTTGATGGCAGGCATGGATGAGGTGGGGAGGCTCTTTAATGACAACCAGCTGATCGTGGCCGAGGTGCTCCAGAGCGCCGAGGTCATGAAGGCGGCGGTGGCCTATCTCGAACCGCACATGGAAAAGGCGGAGACGGCGAAAAAAGCCAAGATCCTCCTGGCCACGGTCAAGGGGGATGTCCATGACATCGGCAAGAATCTCGTGGAGATCATCCTTAGCAACAACGGGTTCGAAGTGGTGAATCTGGGCATCAAAGTGGCGCCGGAGGTGTTAATCGAGGCGGTCCGGCGTGAGGAACCCGATGCCATCGGTCTCTCGGGCCTCCTCGTGAAAAGTGCCCAACAGATGGTGGTCACGGCCCAGGACCTCCGGGCGGCGGGCGTATCCCTGCCCCTTCTCGTCGGCGGTGCGGCATTGACGGCGAAATTCGCTTATACTCGTATCGCCCCGGAGTACGAGGGGTTGGTTCTTTATGCCAAAGACGCCATGGAGGGGCTGGAGATCGCCAATCGGTTGGTCGACCCCGAGGGGCGTCCGGAGTTGGAGAGGAAGACGGCAGAATTGCGGGCCTCCCTGACCGACCGCCCAGCCGCTCCGGCCGTTTCAACCGGTTCCAGGCCGAGGAGGTCATCGGTGAGTCGCACCGTTCCTGTGGCGGTCCCTCCGGATTGTCGCCGCCACCTGTGGCGGGATTATCCTTTCGACCACGTTCAGCCTTACATCAATCTCCAAATGTTGCTGGGCCGCCATATGGGGCTGCGGGGGAACGTGGACAAGCTCCTCGCCGAGAGGGATCCGAAGGCCGTGGAGTGGGTGGAGCGGCTGAATGCCTTGATTGCCGAAGCCAAGGGGGAGGGGTTGCTGCGGCTTCACGCCGTGTACCAATTCTTCCCCAGTCAGAGCGAAGGAGACGACATCTTGATCTATGACCCTGAACAGCCGGGTCGAGTCATCGAGCGGTTCACCTTCCCTCGCCAGGGGAGGGAGCCGTATCTTTGCTTGTCCGATTACGTGCGACCGGTGGAGAGCGGAGAAATGGACTATGTGGCCTTTTTTGCCGTGACGGCCGGTGCCGGGATCCGGGACAAAGCAGAGGAGTGGAAGGCTCGGGGGGAATACGTGAAGTCCCATTTTCTACAAGCCCTTGCTCTGGAAACGGCCGAGGCCTTTGCCGAGCGGCTGCACGGGATGATTCGCGACCTGTGGGGATTTCCGGATCCGCCGGATATGACGATGAGGGAGCGATTTCAGGCCAAATATCGCGGGATTCGGGTGTCTTTTGGGTACCCGGCCTGTCCGAATTTAGAGGATCAGGCGAAACTTTTCCGCTTGTTGCGGCCAGAAGAGATTGGGATTCGACTGACAGACGGCTTCATGATGGACCCCGAGGCTTCGGTGTCTGCCTTGGTCTTCAGTCATCCGGAAGCGGTGTATTTTCGGGCAGACGTAACCTAG